GTGAAGAATGCGCCTCTTTCCTTGCGGAGAACGGGAGTGTCGATAGGGTCGCGATGGGTAACGAAAGTCACGGCTAGCTCCCGAATCGTGCACGCATGGGTTCGCTGTCTTGCCGGTTACCTATCCTATACAGATGAATTTCTGTCTACTCTTTGTTCTATTTCCAATCTGCCGATCCAGCGGAAAAATTGCGGCAAAACATTGCGCAGCAATGCCCACTTCCATCCAGAACTGTAGTGCGCCTATGGGTGGGTGCAGCCCCTCAAAATCAGGCGCTTAGCGCTCTGGGGTCGACCGTTCGGATCCTTCAAGGCGATCGTCGCTGATCGTTGCGGCCGATGCGCGGGATACCGGCTTCCACGCTCCTCTGGTTGACGACACGCGCTGCGGAGGCACCCGACACTATCGGTTGCCATGGATTATAAGGTCAAAGAACACGGCATCAATCCTCTCAACATCGAACATGCCGACTGGTGCATATTGCCAGCTTCCGATCGTCTCAGTCGGTGGAACTTTGCGGTTCGACTAGCCATCGGGAACGAACAAGGAGCGCCGGGAGTACCAAATCGAATCCTCTAACGTTGCGTTCGGGGCCGAAGTGGAACGGCCGCTTCCTAGATGGCAGCGCCGGCCTTTGTATTCAGCGTAGTGGACCGACTGCAGGGACGACGAACGGAGCGACGGCCCTTACTTCACCGTGATGGCAATGCCGCTGAGATCGGCGTTGACTTGCAGGCCTACCTGCTTGCCTGAGAGTTCGAGTCGGGCGCCCTTGTCATTGGTCATGACGATTACTTGGGCCCCTTTGCCGAGCGCGCCGCCACCGCCCACCGCACCGTAGACCCCCGTCACATCCCGGGCGCGGCGAATGTGGCTAACCGTACCCTGGAAATAGGTCTTCGAAGCCCCGAAGGCGAGGCCGCCCGAGAGGCCCCCGACAGAGATGGGATAGCGGCGACCATGGAAGGTCAGCGTGCCCTCGCCCCCAGAGCCACCCACAAAGAAGGCAGCCTTGTAGACTGAGAAGCTGATCGTACCGCTGTCGGCATGCGCGGAGCCGGCAAAGCTGATTCCTGCTACAGCGATAACCGCAGCCGCGACTGAACGAAATCTGGACGAAATCTTCATTATGCAAATCTCCTCAAAATCGAGGCTTACCCAGCCAGGAGGGCACGTCAGCGTCATGCCAAAGAGTCACAGCTCAAACCGTCTCGCCCGTCATTAGTTCCAGGCACGCGGCCTCAATCCGTCTGGAACAAGGCCGCCACGAAACGAGGTGGATGGCACACATAGTCTCGGTGGCAGGGTCGGTGGCAGCCAACGCTCGGCTGCTTAGGCTCCATCGGCCACGAGCACAGAAACGGGCACGACTGGATCTTCCTTCACGGTCTTGGTAACGATGTAGGTAAAGTAGCGGGCGATGCCGAGTTCGCGGTCGAGAAGCGCGTCGATCAGGCGCTGGTAGGCATCGATATCGGCTGCAACCACCTTCAGGATATAGTCGACGCCGCCGCCGACCGACCAGCAGCAGACGATCTCGCGAATGTCGCGGACGACCCTTTCGAACCGGTCGAAGTCGGCCTGGCGATGGTTGGCCAGGGTGATCTCGACCCCCAGGCTGGCTACCGGGGCGACGCGTCGCAGCGACAGGCGTGCATGATAGCCGCTGATGATGCCGGCCCTCTCCAGCTTGCGCAGTCGCATCCAGCACGGCGTTGGAGAGAGGCCCGCCTTTTCGGCGAGCGCGAGTTTGGTGATGCGGCCATCCCGCTGGATGGCGTCAAGGATGCGCAGGTCAATCGCGTCAAGTCTCATGGCAAACTCCTGCGCCGGTATCCGCGTTCTTGCCTTGGTCAGGCCCTGCTGAGCGAGGCCATTTTTTCGGCTTCCATTTCGGCGATGTCCTGGAAGCGGTCGGCGATGCGTGCATGGGCACGACCGCTATCGGAAGCGCCGATGGCAACGATGATCTCATCCGGGCCTGGCGCATCGGCGATCTGGAAATTGGCTGTGAGGAAATGCGATCGCTTGCCGTTCTCACTCTTGTGCATCATCGGCAGGCACAGAAGAGCACCTGGCGCATTGCGGGTATTGGCAAATTCCAGATAGTTGGTGCCGCCGATCGCTTCGCGGAAGGGATTGCCGAACCGCAAAGTATGGATCATCGCCGAGGCATGTTCGATCTCTCCGTTGATCCCGACCGCGGCTGCCTTGCCGCAAGCCTCGATCCTTTCCGGCGCCAGCTGGCGCAATAGCCGGTCGGTCATTTCATGGCTCAGTTCGCCGGCGATGCGGATGATCTCCGGCCGGAGATCGTCGACAAAGCCTCGCCCGGCCCAAGGGTTACGGATTACCGCTGCCACGACAACGATATTGACGGGACGGGAGGCCGCCTTGCCGCCTTCTACGAAGGTCTCTTCCAGGAAAGTGCAAATTTTTCTGATGCCGAGGGTCATTTTCTGAAGCCGCTGATAGTGGAAACTTGCGACAACCTACCGCGATGCCCGGTGAATTCTTCCTATGTTCGGATGAAGAGATGCTTCGAACGATCCTGCGAAAGAAAGCAGACCAATGTGCTGGCCGGCAGCGTCCAAGGCTGATGGGGGCCGGCAGGTTCCATCTCTCCTGATGACTGGATCGCTGCGGCCCTCAAGTAATCGATCTCTGAAATGCCTGCCTTTTGGCGCCCAGATTGCAGACTTTAGATCAGTGGCGAGAAAAATTGCCGCTGCTTTTCCTCTGTATAGGAGAATGCCCCCGCTGCCGGTGCTCCTCATCATGGTCCCGTCAAGAAACGTAATGAGACTGAAGGGGACCCAAATGAAGACGATACTGGCCAATTCGAGCGCTCTGCTTCTCGCGCTGCAGGTTTCTGCAAGTCCGGCTCTTGCGGACACCGTAAAACTAGACGCACTCATCGAACAAAAATATTCTGAACTTGAAAGGGTTTACCGGGATATCCATTCCAATCCCGAACTCGGATTTCACGAAACTCGGACGGCAAAGCTGCTGGCAACTGAACTTCACAAGCTCGGCTTCGAGGTAACTGCAGGCCTCGGTGTCGAATCCGCTCTCGTCGGCGTCTTCAGGAATGGTGACGGACCGACGATTATGCTTCGCACCGAACTCGATGCCCTTCCGATGGAGGAAAAGACCGGACTTGACTATGCTAGCCGGGTACAGGTGCCGGCAACCCAGTGGCCCGGGAACACCGACGCCGCAAAGGTTTTTGTCGCCCACAGCTGCGGCCACGATATCCACATGGCGTCATGGCTCGGGGCTGCGCAATTGTTGGTCGACATGAAGGATCATTGGCGCGGCACGCTCCTTTTGGTCGGCGAGCCAGCCGAAGAAATCGGCGGCGGCGCGACGGCGATGCTCAAGGCGGGACTGTTCGAGAAGTTCCCAAAGCCGGATTTCGGTTTCGCGGTGCATGTGAACGGCGAGCCTGCCGGCAAGATTACCGTGAAGGACGGGGCCTTCAGCGGAAACTCCGATACGTTTGACCTGACCTTCAAAGGCCGAGGGGCGCACGGTAGCGCACCACACCTTTCGATCGACCCGATCGTATTGGGCGCCCGCTTCGTCACCGATATCCAGGCCGTCGTCAGTCGCGAGAAAGACCCACGCGAGCCCGGTGTGATCACAATCGGCAGCTTTCAGGCGGGGACAGCCGGCAACATCATCCCTGATCAGGCCAAGCTCAAGCTGACGATGCGTTCGACCACGCCAGAGACCCGCAAGCTGCTGCTTGAAGCAATGCATAGGGTGGCCGGCACGACGGCACAATCGGCCAAGGCCCCGGAGCCGGAATTGCTGCGCATCGGCGGCGGCGCTGTGGCCGGCACAAATTCGTCGCAGCTGATCGGTGACATCAAGCCGGCATTGGATAGGTCTTTCGCAGATATCGTGTATGTACCAGCCGCCGTGCAGCCAACGCTTGGAGTGGAAACCTATCCCGAGTTCATCGAGGCGGGCGTGCCCTCGATCTTTTATTGGATCGGCGGGAGTTCTCCCGAACAGATCGAAGAAGCCCTGCATGAAAACAGACCTGTTGCTTCCAACCATTCGCCCTTCTTTGCGCCGGCTCCGGAGACGTCCATCAAGACCGGTGCAAAGATCCTTGCGATCTCTGTGCTCCAGAAGGCGGCCGTGGACTAAGACATAGTTCGGCAACAACTCCAGCTTTCGTGGTCATAGGGAGCCCGGTGGCCACGAGGTCTGAATACACTCGCATAACACGTGCTGGATGCGGGCTCGGATAAGTACGCCGGAGATTGATTGTCTGCACCTGCGGAAGCCAGGTTTTGGTTCCTATGTTTCGTCGGATCAACCGTCCAAATTTTCCTATGAAAGATAGTGGATTTATACGGTCTGTGCGCGCATGGTAGTTGACGGAAGTCAAGAGGCGAGCCGATTTGGATCAGAAGTCCCGGATATTGTCGCTCCGCGACGTCGCCAGCCAAATCAACAGCGGCGGCGACTTGCGGACCGTACTGCAGCAGCTCATCGCCGCCGCCTGCCGCCATGCCAACTGGGCCTTGGGATCGATCATGGGCATCGATGCGGCACACGGCTACGCCCATGTGATCGTGCGCCACGATCCCACGCTGATTGATCGGCAACTGCCGGACAAATGGGAACTGGCGACGAGCCCGTCACTGATCGCGCTCCAGCGCAACGAGCCCGTCTATATTCGTGACGCGCGGGAAACGGTCGACTTTCCAGGCTATCGAAAAGAAGCCTTCGAGCGCGACTATCGCACCGTTCTCGTGATGCCGATGAATTGCAGGGACGCGGAGGGCCGCCCTATGGTGCTCAGTGTCATTGCGCGGCAGGTGACGGAGGTCTCAGAGGATGATCTCGCCTTTCTCGGGTCGATCATCCACCTTGGTGCCATTGCGGTCGAGCGCGAACATCAGCTGGAGGCACAAAAAGTGTCTGCGCAGCGTCTGGAGCGGACGCTCAAGGCGCACACCTCGCTTCTGGAGCATGTGTTGAGCGACGGATCGGTGTCATCGCTTTCAGCGATGGTTGGCGCAATGATACCCAACCCAACGGTTGTCGTCGATTTCACGGCAAACCACGTCATGGCCGGCAGGTCGCCGAAGCCGACGCTGATCGATGACAATGGCTGGCAGGATGCGGCCTCGACTTTGCTCGCCCGTGCGCTGATGAAGGCGGCGCGTGATGCGGCCGAAATGGGCGCGAGCGAAGAGACAAGTCTGTTTCTCGATCTCGGCAATCACCGTTTCAAGATTTCCGCGCGCGTCGAAGCGCTCATGGTCGACATGCAATTGGTCGGCGCACTGATCATTTTCCCTTCACCACAGGAATTCAGCGACCTGGATCTGATGATGCTGGATAGCGCCAAATTTGCGTTGAGTGTACAGATGATGCGCAGCTTCATTCGCTTCCGCTTTGAGACGCGAACCCAGACTGAGCTTTTCTTCGAGGTGGTGGAGGGCCGCTGGCGCGACGCGAATGATATCTCCCAGCGTGCTCAGCGCCTTGGGCTTAGTTTCTCCGTGCCTCAGCAGATGATCGTCATCGATTTTCCCGACAAGACCAAGGCTTTCGGCGGCGCGTCCGTCGATGTCGAGCACACGCTTTCGCGCATCATGCAGCAGGCGTCATTGCCGGCGGGTCTGGTCGCCATCGCTGGTGGTGCCGTCTGCCTGGTCCCTTACGACGCCAGCAAGCGACAGGAGCGCCTGGTAAAGCTCACACGCCGCATTGCGGAGGAGTTGGGCCGATATTTTGATGAGGAGCCGATCGTGGTGGCCGGCAATCGCTGCGCGGCGCTCGCCGACTATCCGGCCGCTTGGGAGCGCTGCGCCCGCATGATCCGGATCGGCCGCTCTTTCGGCTTGACCGGATCGCTCGCAGCCCAAGACTTCGGTCCGCTTCCGATGCTGGTCGCTGCTTGCGAGGCCGGCGATGTCCGAGGCTTCGTAGAAGAAAGCATAGGCGCCATTGCCGACCACGACCGCCAGAACGGAACGCCCTACCTGGAAACCTTGTCGGTCTATTTGCAGGAGGGCTGTCGCAGTCAGGCCTGCGCCGATGCGATGGGCCTGCATGTGACAACACTGCGTTACCGGCTGTCGCGCATTCAGGAGCTTTTCGGCATAGATGTCGAAACGCCGGAGAAGCGTTTCGCCGTTGAGCTCGCGATCCGCCTCAATGGCGTCATCGACAATCGCTCCGCCGCCCGCGGCTGATTTTT
Above is a genomic segment from Ensifer canadensis containing:
- a CDS encoding Lrp/AsnC family transcriptional regulator; the encoded protein is MRLDAIDLRILDAIQRDGRITKLALAEKAGLSPTPCWMRLRKLERAGIISGYHARLSLRRVAPVASLGVEITLANHRQADFDRFERVVRDIREIVCCWSVGGGVDYILKVVAADIDAYQRLIDALLDRELGIARYFTYIVTKTVKEDPVVPVSVLVADGA
- a CDS encoding amino acid synthesis family protein translates to MTLGIRKICTFLEETFVEGGKAASRPVNIVVVAAVIRNPWAGRGFVDDLRPEIIRIAGELSHEMTDRLLRQLAPERIEACGKAAAVGINGEIEHASAMIHTLRFGNPFREAIGGTNYLEFANTRNAPGALLCLPMMHKSENGKRSHFLTANFQIADAPGPDEIIVAIGASDSGRAHARIADRFQDIAEMEAEKMASLSRA
- a CDS encoding amidohydrolase, producing MTGSLRPSSNRSLKCLPFGAQIADFRSVARKIAAAFPLYRRMPPLPVLLIMVPSRNVMRLKGTQMKTILANSSALLLALQVSASPALADTVKLDALIEQKYSELERVYRDIHSNPELGFHETRTAKLLATELHKLGFEVTAGLGVESALVGVFRNGDGPTIMLRTELDALPMEEKTGLDYASRVQVPATQWPGNTDAAKVFVAHSCGHDIHMASWLGAAQLLVDMKDHWRGTLLLVGEPAEEIGGGATAMLKAGLFEKFPKPDFGFAVHVNGEPAGKITVKDGAFSGNSDTFDLTFKGRGAHGSAPHLSIDPIVLGARFVTDIQAVVSREKDPREPGVITIGSFQAGTAGNIIPDQAKLKLTMRSTTPETRKLLLEAMHRVAGTTAQSAKAPEPELLRIGGGAVAGTNSSQLIGDIKPALDRSFADIVYVPAAVQPTLGVETYPEFIEAGVPSIFYWIGGSSPEQIEEALHENRPVASNHSPFFAPAPETSIKTGAKILAISVLQKAAVD
- a CDS encoding helix-turn-helix domain-containing protein — its product is MDQKSRILSLRDVASQINSGGDLRTVLQQLIAAACRHANWALGSIMGIDAAHGYAHVIVRHDPTLIDRQLPDKWELATSPSLIALQRNEPVYIRDARETVDFPGYRKEAFERDYRTVLVMPMNCRDAEGRPMVLSVIARQVTEVSEDDLAFLGSIIHLGAIAVEREHQLEAQKVSAQRLERTLKAHTSLLEHVLSDGSVSSLSAMVGAMIPNPTVVVDFTANHVMAGRSPKPTLIDDNGWQDAASTLLARALMKAARDAAEMGASEETSLFLDLGNHRFKISARVEALMVDMQLVGALIIFPSPQEFSDLDLMMLDSAKFALSVQMMRSFIRFRFETRTQTELFFEVVEGRWRDANDISQRAQRLGLSFSVPQQMIVIDFPDKTKAFGGASVDVEHTLSRIMQQASLPAGLVAIAGGAVCLVPYDASKRQERLVKLTRRIAEELGRYFDEEPIVVAGNRCAALADYPAAWERCARMIRIGRSFGLTGSLAAQDFGPLPMLVAACEAGDVRGFVEESIGAIADHDRQNGTPYLETLSVYLQEGCRSQACADAMGLHVTTLRYRLSRIQELFGIDVETPEKRFAVELAIRLNGVIDNRSAARG